One genomic region from Triplophysa dalaica isolate WHDGS20190420 chromosome 23, ASM1584641v1, whole genome shotgun sequence encodes:
- the si:ch211-183d21.1 gene encoding uncharacterized protein si:ch211-183d21.1 isoform X2 produces the protein MLRDRAVAMRGSLPFLVCVLFMCVLDETSACLIISEVNCDNPSHDTQEFVELYSEGTDSTSLDGYTLVFYNGNGDFAYRIINLTGHHTDKQGYFLVGSSELTPRPAISLPTNSIQNGPDAIALYGPNWAPVLVNAQVSGVGLLDAVVYTSRKSTEGADGLASVLTPGSVPYVEDEKALEGDESIQRCWQSNNLWTFHTGPPTPGGVNHCPAPTPGLVWINEVDLGGTDKRGMVELHVGVAAGSFSVVLYDISTDLISTSVELSVKQAGIFTVSVDTSRFTVQQSVGLAVYKGLASNFPKDGPLSPQQPIDAFVLSDTTNMPSDNLMEMLIPGRKPVIVTESLQTSGFSGSRCGIAEWTRDPGLFVKRPPSHGKPNDCSWFQSCPRNITSYTSGSRRSQPPFHSSEDFLISEINTDSPGSGEDEEFIELWHPYGSRMFLDFIWLVMINGQTGTIYYELELNEYYTDEDGFFLIGSAKVGADITIPANTIQNGPDAIALYRSESPPSKQNQAIPRDGLLDAIVYRARGSDKNIAELTKALTPGQRPLLEDINASPGDESLSRCGTDRFNLSAYRVSAPTPRKQNGCPPKAMITPGLESVFINEVGRMCAANQSAGRFFVELMGPPLVNLQGFVLVFVKKGNEELSVSLKSASMGKDGMYLVDNVFGADLSSVVLCFEASGSGVCDSDSLETYRYDFKDEEKLCETNRFDSASRCASVTQNVSWIYSQATPHLPNLCPSPSFSTSLDLCIPSEEKDWKGNSGNCTRDDVAVVLEKLCNCGISALHLQGVNVSCESGIIHAHGPAASISDHQREQVNEILKTKDLSCSAAREQQVHGGSSVGLQVGLVLIAVLLFGLGTAVFVYLYKRRRPADYLSMQMSEQPEMTQEL, from the exons ATGCTGAGAGACAGGGCAGTAGCCATGCGTGGGAGTTTGCcgtttttggtgtgtgtgctgttcatgtgtgttttggATGAGACGTCGGCGTGTCTCATCATCAGCGAGGTGAACTGTGATAACCCCAGCCATGACACTCAGGAGTTCGTGGAGTTGTACTCCGAGGGCACGGATTCCACTTCTCTGGATGGGTACACGCTGGTATTCTACAACGGCAACGGAGACTTCGCTTACCGCATCATCAACCTCACCGGGCATCACACAGACAAGCAAGGCTACTTTTTAGTTGGATCCTCGGAACTGACGCCCCGTCCTGCCATCTCTCTCCCGACCAACTCGATTCAAAACGGACCGGATGCCATCGCACTCTACGGGCCCAACTGGGCACCGGTCCTTGTGAACGCACAGGTTTCAGGAGTGGGTTTGTTGGATGCAGTAGTGTACACTTCCCGTAAATCCACAGAGGGTGCCGATGGGCTCGCGTCGGTTCTGACTCCAGGCTCGGTCCCATACGTGGAGGATGAAAAGGCTCTGGAGGGCGATGAATCTATTCAGCGCTGCTGGCAGTCCAACAACCTCTGGACGTTTCACACCGGACCGCCGACTCCTGGAGGGGTCAATCATTGCCCTGCGCCAACCCCCGGCCTCGTGTGGATCAATGAGGTCGACCTCGGTGGAACAGACAAACGGGGAATGGTAGAACTTCATGTTGGCGTGGCAGCAGGATCCTTTTCTGTGGTACTTTATGACATCAGCACTGATCTTATTAGCACAAGTGTGGAGTTGAGCGTGAAACAGGCCGGGATCTTTACTGTGTCTGTGGATACTAGCCGTTTCACAG TGCAACAAAGTGTAGGTCTGGCCGTTTATAAAGGCCTGGCATCAAACTTTCCAAAGGACGGCCCACTCAGCCCCCAGCAACCAATCGATGCCTTTGTTCTTAGCGACACAACCAACATGCCCAGTGACAACCTCATGGAGATGCTGATTCCTGGGAGGAAACCAGTTATAGTCACAGAAAG TCTTCAGACATCAGGTTTCTCCGGCAGCCGCTGCGGCATTGCAGAATGGACGAGAGATCCAGGTCTGTTTGTGAAGAGACCCCCGAGTCACGGAAAACCCAACGACTGCTCTTGGTTTCAGTCTTGTCCTCGTAACATCA CCTCTTACACATCAGGCTCAAGGCGGAGTCAGCCTCCCTTTCACAGCTCGGAAGATTTTCTGATCAGTGAGATCAACACGGATTCGCCGGGTTCAGGAGAGGACGAGGAGTTCATCGAGCTGTGGCATCCGTACGGCTCACGTATGTTCCTGGACTTCATCTGGCTGGTGATGATCAACGGACAGACGGGAACAATTTATTACGAGTTAGAGCTGAATGAATACTACACTGATGAGGACGGATTCTTCCTG ATTGGCAGCGCTAAGGTCGGCGCAGACATCACAATCCCAGCGAACACCATTCAGAACGGACCAGACGCCATAGCGTTGTACCGCAGCGAGTCTCCGCCCTCCAAGCAGAATCAGGCTATTCCACGGGACGGTTTGTTGGACGCAATCGTTTACCGCGCTCGCGGGTCTGATAAAAACATAGCAGAGCTCACAAAAGCTTTAACACCGGGACAGCGCCCCCTGCTGGAGGACATCAATGCCTCACCTGGAGATGAGAGCCTATCTCGCTGTGGAACTGACAGATTCAATCTTAGCGCTTACAGG GTTTCTGCTCCCACGCCGAGGAAACAGAACGGCTGTCCCCCCAAAGCCATGATAACCCCAGGCCTAGAGAGTGTCTTCATCAATGAAGTGGGCCGGATGTGTGCAGCTAACCAATCCGCTGGAAGATTTTTTGTCGAGTTGATGGGTCCGCCGTTGGTTAATCTGCAAGgatttgttttggtttttgttaaaaaaggaaatgaagaGCTTTCTGTCTCATTGAAATCGGCCAGCATGGGAAAAGATGGAATGTATCTAGTGGACAATGTCTTTGGAGCAG ATCTCAGTTCAGTGGTGTTGTGTTTTGAAGCGTCGGGATCGGGTGTTTGTGACAGTGACTCGTTAGAAACATATCGCTACGACTTCAAAGACGAAGAGAAGTTATGTGAAACAAACAG ATTTGATTCTGCCTCTCGCTGTGCGTCAGTCACACAGAACGTTTCCTGGATTTATTCTCAAGCGACTCCACATCTGCCAAACCTGTGCCCGAGTCCTTCCTTCTCCACCTCACTGGATCTGTGCATACCATCAGAAGAGAAAGATTGGAAGGGAAATTCAGGAA ATTGCACCAGGGATGACGTTGCTGTTGTATTAGAGAAGTTATGTAACTGTGGAATCTCAGCTTTACATCTTCAAG GTGTTAATGTATCCTGTGAGTCGGGCATTATACATGCCCACGGGCCTGCTGCTTCTATTTCTGACCATCAGAGGGAGCAAGTCAATGAAATACTCAAAACCAAAGATCTGTCATGTTCTGCTGCACGGGAGCAACAGGTTCATGGAG GGTCGTCTGTCGGCCTGCAGGTGGGGCTCGTGCTCATAGCAGTTCTGCTGTTTGGACTTGGTACAGCTGTGTTTGTCTACCTGTACAAGAGAAG ACGACCTGCTGATTATCTCTCAATGCAGATGAGTGAACAACCTGAGATGACACAAGAGCTCTAG
- the si:ch211-183d21.1 gene encoding uncharacterized protein si:ch211-183d21.1 isoform X1: MLRDRAVAMRGSLPFLVCVLFMCVLDETSACLIISEVNCDNPSHDTQEFVELYSEGTDSTSLDGYTLVFYNGNGDFAYRIINLTGHHTDKQGYFLVGSSELTPRPAISLPTNSIQNGPDAIALYGPNWAPVLVNAQVSGVGLLDAVVYTSRKSTEGADGLASVLTPGSVPYVEDEKALEGDESIQRCWQSNNLWTFHTGPPTPGGVNHCPAPTPGLVWINEVDLGGTDKRGMVELHVGVAAGSFSVVLYDISTDLISTSVELSVKQAGIFTVSVDTSRFTVQQSVGLAVYKGLASNFPKDGPLSPQQPIDAFVLSDTTNMPSDNLMEMLIPGRKPVIVTESLQTSGFSGSRCGIAEWTRDPGLFVKRPPSHGKPNDCSWFQSCPRNITSYTSGSRRSQPPFHSSEDFLISEINTDSPGSGEDEEFIELWHPYGSRMFLDFIWLVMINGQTGTIYYELELNEYYTDEDGFFLIGSAKVGADITIPANTIQNGPDAIALYRSESPPSKQNQAIPRDGLLDAIVYRARGSDKNIAELTKALTPGQRPLLEDINASPGDESLSRCGTDRFNLSAYRVSAPTPRKQNGCPPKAMITPGLESVFINEVGRMCAANQSAGRFFVELMGPPLVNLQGFVLVFVKKGNEELSVSLKSASMGKDGMYLVDNVFGADLSSVVLCFEASGSGVCDSDSLETYRYDFKDEEKLCETNRFDSASRCASVTQNVSWIYSQATPHLPNLCPSPSFSTSLDLCIPSEEKDWKGNSGNCTRDDVAVVLEKLCNCGISALHLQGVNVSCESGIIHAHGPAASISDHQREQVNEILKTKDLSCSAAREQQVHGAGSSVGLQVGLVLIAVLLFGLGTAVFVYLYKRRRPADYLSMQMSEQPEMTQEL, encoded by the exons ATGCTGAGAGACAGGGCAGTAGCCATGCGTGGGAGTTTGCcgtttttggtgtgtgtgctgttcatgtgtgttttggATGAGACGTCGGCGTGTCTCATCATCAGCGAGGTGAACTGTGATAACCCCAGCCATGACACTCAGGAGTTCGTGGAGTTGTACTCCGAGGGCACGGATTCCACTTCTCTGGATGGGTACACGCTGGTATTCTACAACGGCAACGGAGACTTCGCTTACCGCATCATCAACCTCACCGGGCATCACACAGACAAGCAAGGCTACTTTTTAGTTGGATCCTCGGAACTGACGCCCCGTCCTGCCATCTCTCTCCCGACCAACTCGATTCAAAACGGACCGGATGCCATCGCACTCTACGGGCCCAACTGGGCACCGGTCCTTGTGAACGCACAGGTTTCAGGAGTGGGTTTGTTGGATGCAGTAGTGTACACTTCCCGTAAATCCACAGAGGGTGCCGATGGGCTCGCGTCGGTTCTGACTCCAGGCTCGGTCCCATACGTGGAGGATGAAAAGGCTCTGGAGGGCGATGAATCTATTCAGCGCTGCTGGCAGTCCAACAACCTCTGGACGTTTCACACCGGACCGCCGACTCCTGGAGGGGTCAATCATTGCCCTGCGCCAACCCCCGGCCTCGTGTGGATCAATGAGGTCGACCTCGGTGGAACAGACAAACGGGGAATGGTAGAACTTCATGTTGGCGTGGCAGCAGGATCCTTTTCTGTGGTACTTTATGACATCAGCACTGATCTTATTAGCACAAGTGTGGAGTTGAGCGTGAAACAGGCCGGGATCTTTACTGTGTCTGTGGATACTAGCCGTTTCACAG TGCAACAAAGTGTAGGTCTGGCCGTTTATAAAGGCCTGGCATCAAACTTTCCAAAGGACGGCCCACTCAGCCCCCAGCAACCAATCGATGCCTTTGTTCTTAGCGACACAACCAACATGCCCAGTGACAACCTCATGGAGATGCTGATTCCTGGGAGGAAACCAGTTATAGTCACAGAAAG TCTTCAGACATCAGGTTTCTCCGGCAGCCGCTGCGGCATTGCAGAATGGACGAGAGATCCAGGTCTGTTTGTGAAGAGACCCCCGAGTCACGGAAAACCCAACGACTGCTCTTGGTTTCAGTCTTGTCCTCGTAACATCA CCTCTTACACATCAGGCTCAAGGCGGAGTCAGCCTCCCTTTCACAGCTCGGAAGATTTTCTGATCAGTGAGATCAACACGGATTCGCCGGGTTCAGGAGAGGACGAGGAGTTCATCGAGCTGTGGCATCCGTACGGCTCACGTATGTTCCTGGACTTCATCTGGCTGGTGATGATCAACGGACAGACGGGAACAATTTATTACGAGTTAGAGCTGAATGAATACTACACTGATGAGGACGGATTCTTCCTG ATTGGCAGCGCTAAGGTCGGCGCAGACATCACAATCCCAGCGAACACCATTCAGAACGGACCAGACGCCATAGCGTTGTACCGCAGCGAGTCTCCGCCCTCCAAGCAGAATCAGGCTATTCCACGGGACGGTTTGTTGGACGCAATCGTTTACCGCGCTCGCGGGTCTGATAAAAACATAGCAGAGCTCACAAAAGCTTTAACACCGGGACAGCGCCCCCTGCTGGAGGACATCAATGCCTCACCTGGAGATGAGAGCCTATCTCGCTGTGGAACTGACAGATTCAATCTTAGCGCTTACAGG GTTTCTGCTCCCACGCCGAGGAAACAGAACGGCTGTCCCCCCAAAGCCATGATAACCCCAGGCCTAGAGAGTGTCTTCATCAATGAAGTGGGCCGGATGTGTGCAGCTAACCAATCCGCTGGAAGATTTTTTGTCGAGTTGATGGGTCCGCCGTTGGTTAATCTGCAAGgatttgttttggtttttgttaaaaaaggaaatgaagaGCTTTCTGTCTCATTGAAATCGGCCAGCATGGGAAAAGATGGAATGTATCTAGTGGACAATGTCTTTGGAGCAG ATCTCAGTTCAGTGGTGTTGTGTTTTGAAGCGTCGGGATCGGGTGTTTGTGACAGTGACTCGTTAGAAACATATCGCTACGACTTCAAAGACGAAGAGAAGTTATGTGAAACAAACAG ATTTGATTCTGCCTCTCGCTGTGCGTCAGTCACACAGAACGTTTCCTGGATTTATTCTCAAGCGACTCCACATCTGCCAAACCTGTGCCCGAGTCCTTCCTTCTCCACCTCACTGGATCTGTGCATACCATCAGAAGAGAAAGATTGGAAGGGAAATTCAGGAA ATTGCACCAGGGATGACGTTGCTGTTGTATTAGAGAAGTTATGTAACTGTGGAATCTCAGCTTTACATCTTCAAG GTGTTAATGTATCCTGTGAGTCGGGCATTATACATGCCCACGGGCCTGCTGCTTCTATTTCTGACCATCAGAGGGAGCAAGTCAATGAAATACTCAAAACCAAAGATCTGTCATGTTCTGCTGCACGGGAGCAACAGGTTCATGGAG CAGGGTCGTCTGTCGGCCTGCAGGTGGGGCTCGTGCTCATAGCAGTTCTGCTGTTTGGACTTGGTACAGCTGTGTTTGTCTACCTGTACAAGAGAAG ACGACCTGCTGATTATCTCTCAATGCAGATGAGTGAACAACCTGAGATGACACAAGAGCTCTAG